The following coding sequences are from one Azospirillum humicireducens window:
- a CDS encoding ABC transporter permease yields the protein MSGWWIAFQGIVAREVLRFVHQRERFLGALVRPLVWLFVFAAGFRAALGIAIIPPYETYIPYETYIVPGLIGMIQLFNGMQGSLSMVYDREMGSMRILLTSPLPRGFLLLARLLGGVVVSVLQVAAFLLIVRLYGIDLPGWAPLTVLPALLLNGLMLGALGMVLASTIRQLENFAGVMNFVVFPLFFLSSALYPLYRMEEAGPLLWWLCSLNPFTHGVELIRFALYGQLDGLALAVVASATLLFAALAVRGYSPARGMGSRAPSAAG from the coding sequence ATGAGCGGATGGTGGATCGCCTTCCAGGGAATCGTCGCGCGGGAGGTCCTGCGCTTCGTCCACCAGCGCGAACGCTTCCTGGGCGCGCTGGTCCGGCCGCTGGTCTGGCTGTTCGTCTTCGCGGCGGGCTTCCGCGCGGCGCTCGGCATCGCCATCATTCCGCCCTACGAGACCTACATCCCCTACGAGACCTACATCGTGCCGGGGCTGATCGGCATGATCCAGCTGTTCAACGGCATGCAGGGCTCGCTGTCGATGGTCTACGACCGCGAGATGGGCAGCATGCGCATCCTGCTGACCAGCCCGCTGCCGCGCGGCTTCCTGCTGCTGGCGCGGCTGTTGGGCGGGGTGGTGGTGTCGGTGCTGCAGGTGGCAGCCTTCCTGCTGATCGTCCGGCTCTATGGCATCGACCTGCCGGGCTGGGCGCCGCTGACCGTGCTGCCGGCCCTGCTGCTGAACGGGCTGATGCTGGGCGCGCTGGGCATGGTGCTGGCCTCCACCATCCGGCAGCTGGAGAATTTCGCCGGGGTGATGAACTTCGTCGTCTTCCCCCTGTTCTTCCTGTCCTCCGCCCTCTATCCGCTCTATCGCATGGAGGAGGCCGGGCCGCTGCTGTGGTGGCTGTGCAGCCTGAACCCCTTCACCCATGGGGTGGAACTGATCCGCTTCGCTCTGTACGGGCAACTGGATGGACTGGCGCTGGCCGTGGTCGCCAGCGCGACCCTGCTGTTCGCGGCGCTGGCGGTGCGCGGCTATTCCCCTGCCCGTGGAATGGGATCGCGGGCGCCATCGGCGGCAGGGTGA
- a CDS encoding 2OG-Fe(II) oxygenase, which yields MTVVDDLDWTRIGAELDAGGHAMTGPLLDAGTCAALAGLYGRDTPFRSRVVMERHGFGKGEYKYFTHPLPDPVAALRAPLYRRLAPIANRWAEAMGLDTRYPAEHAEFLERCHAAGQTRPTPLLLKYGPGDYNCLHQDLYGETVFPLQIAILLSEPGSGFTGGEFVLTEQRPRMQSRATVVPLGLGEGVIFAVDQRPVQGSRGPYRVRHRHGVSPVRSGERHTLGIIFHDAA from the coding sequence GTGACGGTGGTGGACGATCTGGACTGGACCCGCATCGGGGCGGAGCTCGATGCCGGCGGCCATGCCATGACCGGGCCGCTTCTGGATGCCGGGACCTGTGCGGCGCTGGCCGGCCTCTATGGGCGGGACACCCCTTTCCGAAGCCGGGTGGTGATGGAGCGGCACGGCTTCGGCAAGGGGGAGTACAAATACTTCACCCACCCGCTGCCGGACCCGGTCGCTGCCCTGCGGGCGCCGCTCTACCGTCGGCTGGCGCCCATCGCCAATCGCTGGGCCGAGGCGATGGGTCTCGACACCCGCTATCCGGCGGAGCATGCGGAGTTTCTGGAGCGCTGCCACGCCGCGGGACAGACGCGCCCGACGCCGCTTCTGCTGAAATACGGCCCCGGCGACTACAACTGCCTGCATCAGGACCTCTATGGCGAGACGGTGTTCCCGTTGCAGATCGCCATCCTGCTGTCGGAGCCCGGCAGCGGCTTCACCGGCGGCGAGTTCGTGCTGACCGAACAGCGCCCGCGCATGCAGTCGCGTGCCACCGTCGTGCCGCTGGGGCTGGGAGAGGGGGTGATCTTCGCCGTGGACCAGCGCCCGGTCCAGGGCAGCCGCGGCCCCTACCGTGTCCGCCACCGCCATGGCGTCAGCCCGGTCAGGTCGGGCGAACGCCACACGCTGGGCATCATCTTCCACGACGCGGCGTGA
- a CDS encoding ABC transporter ATP-binding protein has protein sequence MQPIIEIRGLEKTYASGFQALKGVDLDIRRGEIFALLGPNGAGKTTLISIVCGIVRATAGSVTVDGHDIMRDWRAARSLIGLVPQELTTEAFESVWATVSFSRGLFGKPPAPAVIERILKDLSLWDKKDTKVMALSGGMKRRVLIAKALSHEPRVLFLDEPTAGVDVELRRGMWEMIGRLRDSGVTIILTTHYIEEAEEMADSIGVISGGRIILVEEKAALMEKLGKRLLTLQLLSPLDSIPAELADYPLTLSGDGRELVYSFDTQGERTGIAGLLRKLGDHGITYTNLRTEESSLEEIFVSLVKERA, from the coding sequence ATGCAGCCAATCATTGAGATCCGTGGGCTGGAAAAGACCTACGCATCCGGCTTCCAGGCCCTGAAGGGCGTCGATCTCGACATCCGCCGCGGCGAGATCTTCGCGCTGTTGGGGCCGAACGGCGCCGGCAAGACGACACTGATCAGCATCGTCTGCGGCATTGTCCGGGCGACGGCCGGCAGCGTTACGGTGGACGGCCACGACATCATGCGCGACTGGCGGGCCGCGCGGTCCCTGATCGGACTCGTTCCGCAGGAACTGACGACAGAGGCGTTCGAGAGCGTCTGGGCGACCGTCAGCTTCAGCCGCGGCCTGTTCGGCAAGCCGCCCGCCCCCGCGGTGATCGAGAGGATCCTGAAGGATTTGTCCCTGTGGGACAAGAAGGACACCAAGGTCATGGCGCTGTCCGGCGGCATGAAGCGGCGCGTGCTGATCGCCAAGGCGCTGTCGCACGAGCCGCGCGTCCTGTTCCTGGACGAGCCGACCGCCGGCGTCGATGTGGAGCTGCGCCGCGGCATGTGGGAGATGATCGGGCGCCTGCGCGACAGCGGCGTCACCATCATCCTGACCACCCATTACATCGAAGAGGCCGAGGAGATGGCCGACAGCATCGGCGTGATCTCCGGCGGACGGATCATCCTGGTGGAGGAGAAGGCCGCGCTGATGGAAAAGCTGGGCAAGCGGCTGCTGACGCTGCAATTGTTGTCGCCGCTGGACTCCATCCCGGCCGAACTGGCGGACTATCCCCTGACCCTGTCGGGCGATGGCCGGGAACTGGTCTACAGCTTCGACACCCAGGGCGAACGCACCGGCATCGCCGGGCTGCTGCGCAAGCTGGGCGACCACGGCATCACCTATACGAACCTGCGGACCGAGGAGAGCTCCCTGGAGGAGATCTTCGTCAGCCTCGTGAAGGAGCGGGCATGA
- a CDS encoding ABC transporter ATP-binding protein, whose product MTVPALEVEGLRHSYGGERHALEDVGFRVMPGAFTCLLGPNGAGKSTLFALATGLLRPNSGRVRIHGRDMAQSPGEALARLGVVFQQPTLDLDLTVVQNLRYFAALHGIGRREADRRIETELTRLSLFERRGEKVRALNGGHRRRVEIARALLHRPSLLLLDEPTVGLDIPARRTLIRHVHALCEGEGIAVLWATHLIDEIDPATDHVVVLHRGRVRASGPVAAVNAETGCATVAESFDRLTAAKPVAGMDANAEAAA is encoded by the coding sequence ATGACGGTGCCGGCATTGGAGGTTGAGGGGCTGCGCCACAGCTATGGCGGGGAGCGCCATGCGCTGGAGGATGTCGGGTTCCGCGTGATGCCGGGCGCCTTCACCTGCCTGCTCGGCCCCAACGGGGCGGGGAAGAGCACCCTGTTCGCGCTCGCCACCGGACTTCTGCGGCCCAACTCGGGCAGGGTGCGCATCCACGGCCGCGACATGGCGCAATCACCCGGCGAGGCACTGGCCCGGCTGGGAGTGGTGTTCCAGCAGCCGACGCTCGACCTCGACCTGACGGTGGTGCAGAATCTGCGCTATTTCGCGGCCCTGCACGGCATCGGCCGGCGCGAGGCCGACCGCCGGATCGAGACGGAACTGACCCGCCTGTCCCTGTTCGAACGGCGGGGCGAGAAGGTTCGCGCCCTGAATGGCGGGCATCGCCGGCGGGTGGAGATCGCCCGCGCCCTGCTGCACCGCCCATCCCTGCTTTTGCTGGACGAACCGACGGTTGGGCTCGACATCCCCGCCCGCCGCACGCTGATCCGCCATGTCCATGCGCTGTGCGAGGGAGAGGGCATCGCCGTGCTGTGGGCCACCCACCTGATCGACGAGATCGACCCGGCCACCGACCATGTCGTGGTCCTGCATCGCGGCCGGGTGCGGGCCAGCGGCCCGGTCGCCGCGGTGAATGCCGAAACCGGGTGTGCCACCGTTGCGGAGAGTTTCGACCGGCTGACCGCCGCCAAACCGGTCGCCGGCATGGATGCGAATGCGGAGGCCGCGGCATGA
- the ada gene encoding bifunctional DNA-binding transcriptional regulator/O6-methylguanine-DNA methyltransferase Ada gives MTVALDTAAPAIAATDTDADRWDALRRRDPAADGRFVYAVRSTGVYCRPSCAARPARPENVVFYDTNAEAERAGFRPCKRCRPDGPSQAERRADAVARACRLIEEAEEVPPLDRLAAAAGLSPHHFHRIFKQTTGVTPRAYAEARRAARVAGTLQEAGSVTEAIYEAGYGSSGRFYETAGARLGMTPTAYRRGGAGEAIRFAVGACSLGSILVAATERGICAILLGDDPEALLRDLQDRFPKADLIGGDAGFETTVAQVVGLVEAPGTGLDLPLDIGGTAFQQRVWQALQAIPAGRTASYAEIARAIGEPAAVRAVARACGANPLAVAIPCHRVVRSDGGLSGYRWGVERKRDLLERERTEDRKELVR, from the coding sequence ATGACCGTCGCACTCGATACCGCCGCACCCGCCATCGCCGCTACCGATACCGACGCCGACCGTTGGGACGCCTTGCGCCGCCGCGATCCCGCCGCCGACGGGCGGTTCGTCTATGCGGTCCGCAGCACCGGCGTCTATTGCCGTCCCAGCTGTGCCGCGCGCCCGGCCCGGCCGGAGAATGTCGTGTTCTACGACACCAACGCCGAGGCGGAACGGGCGGGCTTCCGTCCCTGCAAGCGCTGCCGTCCCGACGGACCGAGCCAAGCCGAACGCCGGGCCGACGCCGTCGCCCGCGCCTGCCGTCTGATCGAGGAGGCGGAGGAGGTTCCGCCGCTGGACCGGCTTGCCGCCGCCGCCGGGTTGAGCCCGCACCATTTCCACCGCATCTTCAAACAGACGACCGGCGTCACCCCGCGCGCCTATGCCGAGGCCCGCCGCGCCGCCCGCGTCGCCGGCACCCTGCAGGAGGCCGGCAGCGTGACCGAGGCGATCTACGAGGCCGGCTACGGCTCGTCCGGCCGCTTCTACGAGACGGCAGGGGCACGGCTGGGCATGACGCCCACCGCCTACCGCCGCGGCGGGGCGGGGGAGGCGATCCGCTTCGCGGTCGGGGCCTGCTCGCTGGGCTCCATCCTGGTGGCGGCGACGGAGCGCGGCATCTGCGCCATCCTGCTGGGCGACGATCCGGAGGCGTTGCTGCGCGACCTGCAGGACCGCTTCCCCAAGGCCGATCTGATCGGCGGTGACGCCGGATTCGAGACGACCGTGGCGCAGGTGGTGGGGCTGGTCGAGGCGCCGGGAACCGGGTTGGACCTGCCGCTGGACATCGGCGGCACCGCCTTCCAGCAGCGGGTCTGGCAGGCGTTGCAGGCGATACCCGCCGGGCGGACCGCCAGCTATGCCGAAATCGCCAGGGCAATCGGCGAGCCGGCGGCGGTGCGGGCGGTGGCGCGGGCCTGCGGCGCCAACCCGTTGGCGGTGGCGATCCCCTGCCACCGGGTGGTGCGCTCCGACGGCGGCCTGTCCGGCTACCGCTGGGGCGTGGAGCGCAAGCGCGACCTGTTGGAGAGGGAGCGGACGGAAGACCGCAAGGAGTTGGTGCGGTGA
- a CDS encoding ABC transporter substrate-binding protein, giving the protein MTKTRLLHSLSLAALGAALGTVLLAGLPAAAQQIAGADAGEIRIGFLSQTPEPPPYVANPDEPPPDDGLAGATLAIADNNTTGKFLKQSFVLDSVKVPPDGDAAAALRELAGRGGRFVVVDAPGTTVDALSKLPEARNLLLLNANAPDDSLRGAACAPNLLHVAPSRAMLADALGQYLVKKRWPRWFLVTGRRPEDRLYADAVRRTAKRVGAQIVAEKAWTADSDVNRTAEAEIPVFTQAKSYDVLIVADEVGEFGDYLSYRTADPRPVAGTQGLVPTVWHRTHEQWGAAQLQSRFKAAAKRPMTARDHNGWTAVRVVGEAAARARTTDPDRLIAFIQSPDFTMSAFRGAPLTLRPWDGQLRQPVLLAADRSVVSVSPQEGFLHPRTELDSLGYDQPETLCKTRGKKTP; this is encoded by the coding sequence ATGACGAAGACCCGCCTGCTCCACAGCCTGTCGCTGGCCGCACTCGGTGCTGCATTGGGCACCGTTCTGCTCGCCGGACTGCCGGCTGCCGCCCAGCAGATTGCCGGCGCCGATGCCGGCGAGATCCGCATCGGCTTCCTGTCGCAGACGCCGGAACCGCCGCCCTACGTCGCCAACCCGGACGAGCCGCCGCCGGACGACGGGTTGGCCGGCGCAACGCTCGCCATCGCCGACAACAACACGACCGGCAAATTCCTCAAGCAGTCCTTCGTGCTGGACAGCGTGAAGGTTCCGCCGGACGGCGATGCCGCGGCGGCCCTGCGCGAACTGGCGGGACGCGGCGGGCGATTCGTCGTCGTCGACGCACCCGGCACCACGGTGGATGCGCTGTCGAAGCTGCCGGAAGCGCGCAACCTGCTGCTTTTGAACGCGAACGCGCCGGACGACTCCCTGCGCGGCGCGGCCTGCGCGCCCAACCTGCTGCATGTGGCGCCCAGCCGGGCGATGCTGGCCGATGCGTTGGGGCAGTATCTGGTGAAGAAGCGCTGGCCGCGCTGGTTCCTCGTCACCGGCCGCCGGCCGGAGGACAGGCTCTATGCCGACGCCGTCCGCCGCACCGCCAAGCGCGTCGGCGCCCAGATCGTGGCGGAGAAGGCGTGGACCGCCGACAGCGACGTGAACCGCACGGCGGAGGCGGAAATCCCCGTCTTCACCCAGGCCAAATCCTACGACGTGCTGATCGTCGCCGACGAGGTCGGGGAGTTCGGCGACTACCTGTCCTACCGCACCGCCGATCCGCGCCCGGTGGCCGGCACCCAGGGGCTGGTCCCCACGGTGTGGCACCGCACCCACGAACAATGGGGGGCGGCGCAACTGCAATCCCGCTTCAAGGCGGCGGCCAAGCGGCCGATGACCGCCCGCGACCACAATGGCTGGACCGCCGTCCGCGTGGTGGGGGAGGCCGCCGCCCGCGCCCGCACCACCGATCCGGACCGGCTGATCGCCTTCATCCAGTCGCCCGACTTCACCATGTCCGCCTTCCGCGGCGCACCGCTGACCCTGCGTCCGTGGGACGGGCAGTTGCGCCAGCCGGTGCTGCTGGCGGCCGACCGCTCGGTCGTGTCGGTGTCGCCGCAGGAGGGGTTCCTGCACCCGCGGACCGAACTGGACAGCCTGGGCTACGACCAACCTGAAACGCTCTGCAAGACGCGAGGGAAGAAGACGCCATGA
- a CDS encoding ABC transporter permease, whose translation MNLHAIKAIYIFELARTWRTLFQSIAGPVISTSLYFIVFGAAIGGRFASVEGVSYGAFLVPGLVMMSVLTESVSNASFGIYMPRYSGTIYELLSAPVSAFETVIGYVGAAATKSVILGTLILLTARLFVDFSIAHPVWMVAFLVMTSVTFSLLGFILGIWADGWEKLQIVPMLIVTPLAFLGGSFYSIGMLPPFWQTVTLFNPVVYLVSGFRWSFYGAADVPVALSLAMVALVMAICLAIVWWIFRTGYKLKN comes from the coding sequence ATGAACCTGCATGCGATCAAGGCCATCTACATCTTCGAACTGGCCCGCACCTGGCGCACGCTGTTCCAGAGCATCGCCGGGCCGGTGATCTCCACCTCGCTGTACTTCATCGTCTTCGGGGCGGCGATCGGCGGACGCTTCGCGTCGGTGGAGGGGGTCAGCTACGGCGCGTTCCTCGTCCCCGGCCTCGTCATGATGTCGGTGCTGACGGAAAGCGTGTCGAATGCGTCCTTCGGCATCTACATGCCGCGCTATTCCGGCACGATCTACGAACTGCTGTCGGCCCCGGTCTCCGCCTTCGAGACGGTGATCGGCTATGTCGGGGCGGCGGCGACCAAATCCGTCATCCTCGGCACGCTGATCCTGCTGACGGCCCGGCTGTTCGTGGATTTCTCCATCGCCCACCCGGTCTGGATGGTCGCCTTCCTGGTGATGACGTCGGTGACCTTCAGCCTGCTGGGTTTCATCCTGGGCATCTGGGCTGACGGCTGGGAAAAGCTGCAGATCGTGCCGATGCTGATCGTCACGCCGCTGGCCTTCCTGGGCGGCAGTTTCTATTCGATCGGCATGCTGCCGCCCTTCTGGCAGACCGTCACCCTGTTCAACCCGGTCGTCTATCTGGTCAGCGGCTTCCGCTGGAGCTTCTACGGCGCCGCCGACGTGCCCGTCGCACTGAGCCTTGCCATGGTCGCACTCGTGATGGCGATCTGCCTCGCCATCGTCTGGTGGATCTTCCGCACCGGCTACAAGCTGAAGAACTGA
- a CDS encoding DEAD/DEAH box helicase: MLDGVPVADPSPEAPPSPQSPTSLTVQSEGELAVRLAALARRPGGVLLLARSDGRAARLAHLAGDIAPDLHVVLLPIDETAAGDRAAPSRAVLGRRAAGLMRLADDTAPAAGRLVVASADLALQRLPPPQAWEGARFRVTRGMAYDEAAWRGWFARAGYVLDERVDEPGEAAIRGAVVEVFPGDGDRPVRCDISHGVVRELRLYDPVSQRSIASIGEVMLGPVTDLIVGPEMLDRLTANLSDLGYVLPADLRRELEKGRRPYAFDLQLPNVFDDCPLLLDLLPDALVVLDAGARDRIEARADDLAGSGPDRRIRRDDACILPVPALERRLIDAATLVGRLGARTVLPVEVTAGPAVEAPRTERTLLRRAAALVEEGGAVLLAPRSGGGPDEADRLAERAEAALGRPVPRLDRWPDPPLAPGDCAVLALRTGGGFICDGITVLVAPRHAGDGGREASARPPLAPSELTPGDFVVHLDYGIGQLVGLEAIASDDSAGGETTADFLVLDYAHDDRLLVPTSDFDRLWRHGSADTGARLDSLKNANWLERRAVLEAEIGETAKGILREARRRARETAPVIDPPADRMRRLGARFGFDPTEGQHHAIRSVLDAMRRGHPMDHLVCADVGYGKTEVALRAAAAVAFAGHQVAVMAPTSVLARQHLDVFRRRFAGFGLTVEPLTGSMTKAEAERVRAGLVNGSVDIVIGTHALLSKDVRFQRLGLMVVDEEQRFGAAQKQALKRRTKGVHSLALSATPIPRTLQGALAGLRGLSIIDTPPARRRPVRTAVTPRDPTTARAALLRELGRGGQAFCVTPRIADLGDLEDWLRNLVPDARIAVAHGRLGAAALDDAVMGFVDGESDILLSTPIIESGIDIPRANTLLLFRPDLFGLGQLHQLRGRVGRGAVQGYAYLLTDPDHPLEERAARRLGSLEVIESLGGGFVLSMLDLDQRGAGDLLGEDQTGHLRAVGTELYQRILADALRSLRHQPDERWDPEVTVAVPHCIPAAYIPEEELRIGLHRRIARTREAGELDALREEIEDRFGPLPDPVKRLLAVASLRCRCRALGIASLGCGPAGVAATLHGDRTEKRAATLAKRSKGLLRAQDDRLTAALEAPDADGRLANAERVLDCIEAIVRKAQRRKKESAIR, from the coding sequence ATGCTTGACGGAGTTCCCGTCGCCGATCCGTCTCCCGAGGCGCCGCCTTCCCCGCAGTCCCCGACGAGCCTGACCGTCCAGAGCGAAGGTGAACTGGCCGTCCGGCTGGCGGCGCTCGCCCGCCGTCCCGGCGGTGTCCTGCTGCTTGCGCGCAGCGACGGGCGTGCGGCCCGGCTGGCCCATCTGGCCGGCGACATCGCGCCCGACCTCCACGTCGTTCTGCTGCCCATCGACGAGACGGCTGCCGGTGACCGTGCCGCACCGTCGCGCGCCGTGCTGGGCCGCCGCGCCGCCGGGCTGATGCGGCTGGCCGACGATACGGCACCGGCCGCCGGTCGGCTGGTGGTGGCCTCGGCCGACCTCGCCCTGCAACGGCTGCCGCCGCCGCAGGCCTGGGAGGGCGCAAGGTTCCGTGTGACCCGCGGCATGGCCTATGACGAGGCGGCATGGCGCGGTTGGTTCGCCAGGGCCGGCTATGTGCTGGACGAGCGGGTCGACGAACCCGGCGAGGCGGCGATCCGTGGCGCGGTGGTGGAGGTCTTCCCCGGCGACGGCGACCGGCCGGTCCGCTGCGACATATCCCACGGGGTGGTGCGCGAGTTGCGGCTGTACGACCCGGTTTCCCAACGCTCCATCGCCTCCATCGGCGAGGTCATGCTCGGTCCGGTCACCGACCTGATCGTCGGGCCGGAGATGCTCGACCGGCTGACCGCCAACCTCTCGGATCTGGGCTATGTCCTGCCGGCGGACCTGCGTCGGGAGTTGGAGAAGGGGCGGCGGCCCTATGCCTTCGACCTTCAACTTCCCAATGTCTTCGACGATTGCCCGCTGCTGCTCGACCTGCTGCCGGACGCGCTGGTGGTTCTGGATGCCGGCGCGCGCGACCGCATCGAGGCGCGAGCCGACGATCTGGCCGGGTCCGGTCCGGACCGCCGCATCCGCCGCGACGACGCTTGCATCCTCCCGGTGCCGGCGTTGGAGCGGCGCCTGATCGATGCCGCGACCCTGGTCGGGAGGCTTGGCGCCCGCACCGTTCTGCCGGTGGAGGTGACGGCGGGACCGGCGGTGGAGGCGCCGCGCACCGAACGCACGCTGCTGCGCCGGGCGGCGGCTCTGGTCGAGGAGGGCGGCGCCGTGCTGCTCGCTCCCCGTTCCGGTGGCGGACCCGACGAGGCGGACCGGCTGGCGGAGCGGGCGGAGGCGGCGTTGGGGCGGCCGGTGCCACGCCTGGACCGCTGGCCGGATCCACCGCTCGCGCCGGGCGACTGTGCAGTGCTTGCCTTGCGGACCGGTGGGGGGTTCATCTGCGACGGCATCACCGTGCTGGTGGCGCCGCGCCATGCCGGGGACGGCGGCAGGGAGGCGTCGGCCCGGCCGCCGCTGGCGCCGTCTGAGCTGACGCCCGGTGACTTCGTCGTCCATCTGGATTACGGCATCGGCCAACTGGTCGGGCTGGAGGCCATCGCCTCCGACGACAGTGCGGGTGGGGAGACCACCGCCGACTTCCTGGTGCTGGATTATGCCCATGACGACCGGCTGCTGGTGCCGACCTCCGACTTCGACCGGCTGTGGCGCCACGGCTCGGCCGACACCGGGGCCCGGCTCGACAGCCTGAAGAACGCCAACTGGCTGGAGCGCCGCGCGGTGCTGGAGGCGGAGATCGGCGAGACCGCCAAGGGCATCCTGCGCGAGGCTCGCCGCCGCGCGCGGGAGACGGCACCGGTCATCGACCCGCCGGCCGACCGCATGCGCCGCCTCGGCGCCCGGTTCGGCTTCGATCCGACGGAGGGGCAGCATCACGCCATCCGGTCGGTGCTCGACGCCATGCGCCGGGGGCATCCGATGGACCATCTGGTCTGCGCCGATGTCGGATACGGCAAGACGGAGGTGGCCTTGCGCGCGGCGGCTGCCGTCGCCTTCGCCGGTCATCAGGTGGCGGTGATGGCCCCGACCTCCGTCCTCGCCCGGCAGCATCTGGACGTGTTCCGCCGCCGCTTCGCCGGTTTCGGCCTGACGGTGGAGCCCTTGACCGGTTCCATGACCAAGGCGGAAGCCGAGCGGGTGCGCGCCGGGCTGGTCAATGGGTCGGTGGACATCGTCATCGGCACCCATGCGCTGCTGTCCAAGGATGTCCGCTTCCAGCGCCTGGGCCTGATGGTGGTGGATGAGGAGCAGCGTTTCGGTGCCGCGCAGAAACAGGCGCTGAAGCGGCGGACCAAGGGTGTCCACAGCCTGGCGCTGAGCGCCACGCCGATCCCGCGCACGCTGCAGGGCGCGCTGGCGGGCCTGCGCGGACTCAGCATCATCGACACGCCGCCGGCCCGCCGCCGGCCGGTGCGCACCGCCGTGACCCCGCGCGATCCCACCACCGCCCGTGCCGCCCTGCTGCGCGAACTCGGCCGCGGCGGGCAGGCCTTCTGCGTCACCCCGCGCATTGCCGATCTGGGCGATCTGGAGGATTGGCTCCGGAATTTGGTGCCGGACGCGCGCATCGCCGTGGCGCACGGCCGGCTGGGGGCGGCGGCGCTGGACGATGCGGTGATGGGCTTCGTCGACGGCGAGAGCGACATCCTGCTGTCGACGCCGATCATCGAATCCGGCATCGACATCCCGCGCGCCAACACGCTGCTGCTGTTCCGTCCCGACCTGTTCGGGCTGGGCCAGCTGCACCAGCTGCGCGGCCGGGTGGGGCGTGGGGCGGTCCAGGGCTACGCCTATCTGCTGACCGATCCCGACCACCCGCTGGAGGAACGGGCGGCCCGCCGGCTCGGCTCCCTTGAGGTGATCGAAAGCCTGGGCGGCGGATTCGTGCTGAGCATGCTCGACCTCGACCAGCGCGGGGCGGGCGACCTGCTGGGCGAGGACCAGACCGGCCATCTGCGCGCAGTGGGGACGGAGCTGTACCAGCGCATCCTGGCCGACGCCCTGCGGTCGCTGCGCCACCAGCCGGACGAGCGCTGGGACCCCGAGGTGACGGTCGCGGTTCCCCATTGCATCCCCGCCGCCTACATCCCGGAGGAGGAGCTGCGCATCGGCCTGCACCGCCGCATCGCCCGCACCCGCGAGGCCGGCGAGCTGGATGCCCTGCGCGAGGAGATTGAGGACCGCTTCGGCCCGCTGCCCGATCCGGTGAAGCGCCTGCTTGCCGTGGCCTCCCTGCGCTGCCGCTGCCGGGCGCTGGGGATCGCTTCGCTCGGCTGCGGTCCGGCGGGCGTGGCGGCGACCCTGCACGGCGACCGCACCGAGAAGAGGGCGGCGACGCTCGCAAAGCGCTCCAAGGGCCTGCTGCGCGCCCAGGATGACCGCTTGACCGCCGCGCTGGAGGCCCCCGACGCCGACGGGCGGCTCGCCAATGCCGAACGGGTGCTGGACTGCATCGAGGCGATTGTCCGCAAGGCACAGAGGAGGAAGAAGGAAAGCGCAATTCGATAG
- a CDS encoding YVTN family beta-propeller repeat protein produces MTSARLPRLPIAASLLTAFLASAASAQTIYVSNEKDNSLSVIDGKTLAVVDTIKVGKRPRGITLSKDGTQLFICASDDHAVQVLDLASRKVVHNLPSGEDPEQFALSPDGKSLFIANEDSNVVTVVDVPTRKVAFQVDVGVEPEGMDVSPDGRWAVNTSETTSMVHWIDVEKRQVVDNTLVGPRPRHAEFTKDGAQLWVSSEIGGTVSVIDTATRQVKKAIDFHIKGVAKDRIQPVGVKLTDDGRYAFVALGPANHVAVVDAKTFEVKDYLLVGRRVWHLALTPDQKTLYTTNGVSSDVSVIDVDSLKVTKSIKVGRYPWGVVVKG; encoded by the coding sequence ATGACATCCGCCCGCCTGCCCCGGCTCCCCATAGCCGCGTCCCTGCTGACCGCCTTCCTGGCGTCCGCCGCGTCGGCCCAGACGATCTATGTGTCGAACGAGAAGGACAACAGCCTGTCGGTGATCGACGGCAAGACGCTGGCGGTGGTCGACACCATCAAGGTCGGCAAGCGCCCGCGCGGCATCACCCTGTCGAAGGACGGCACCCAGCTGTTCATCTGCGCCAGCGACGACCATGCGGTGCAGGTGCTCGACCTCGCCAGCAGGAAGGTCGTCCACAATCTGCCCTCCGGCGAGGATCCGGAACAGTTCGCGCTCAGCCCCGACGGCAAGAGCCTGTTCATCGCCAACGAGGACAGCAACGTCGTCACCGTGGTCGACGTGCCCACCCGCAAGGTCGCCTTCCAGGTCGATGTCGGGGTGGAGCCGGAGGGGATGGACGTCAGCCCCGACGGACGCTGGGCCGTCAACACGTCGGAGACCACCAGCATGGTCCACTGGATCGACGTGGAGAAGCGGCAGGTCGTCGACAACACCCTGGTCGGCCCGCGCCCGCGCCATGCCGAGTTCACCAAGGACGGCGCGCAGCTGTGGGTATCGTCGGAGATCGGCGGCACCGTCAGCGTCATCGACACCGCCACGCGCCAGGTCAAGAAGGCCATCGACTTCCACATCAAGGGTGTCGCCAAGGACCGCATCCAGCCGGTCGGTGTCAAGCTGACCGACGACGGCCGCTATGCCTTCGTGGCGCTCGGCCCGGCCAACCATGTCGCCGTGGTGGACGCCAAGACCTTCGAGGTGAAGGACTACCTGCTGGTCGGCCGCCGCGTCTGGCATCTGGCGCTGACGCCCGACCAGAAGACGCTCTACACCACCAACGGGGTCAGCAGCGACGTGTCGGTGATCGACGTCGACAGCCTGAAGGTGACGAAGTCGATCAAGGTCGGCCGCTATCCCTGGGGCGTCGTCGTCAAGGGGTGA